A part of Corvus cornix cornix isolate S_Up_H32 chromosome Z, ASM73873v5, whole genome shotgun sequence genomic DNA contains:
- the FAM214B gene encoding protein FAM214B, which yields MRHIHTETSVPPERSTDPSLSRPSGETPLEPSSQCCTHRSILMGYNETEIKRQKVYQVSIFSHLSSSSESTEQRAGTRPAVKRGYPEQRTPEGGRDPKRTHWGDRGVDGGPGQPSLDDDDTFEDGLLVEELSLCGSAQHFSHSGLRVVEHRCEGSPSHSPKASREDKSQDVSSSSSSSFSSSSSSSSSSSWPRHIACSTLHMRDSCPVSSGDQPIDYGENGEPASGHNVLHLELHSIAQTTQLDPGGKREKPGSSPACTSRASGEVEGPVMANGCREPPTPQTALSPEPSNLSSQEMTPCGSSQLSSTCPAKRKLLPAGEVTADSCSEDESLSPPARKKRVLPCHPVPTACRSTDAKGAPFWNHLLPAAKSSADCTAVGRRLKSGLRLKSRHLRTSLRRGTRSPTVPWATTTVSHALLGNFEESILKGRFAPSGRIEGFTAEIGASGSYCPQHVTLPVDVTYFDISEHSAPSPFLGVIDLEALGKKGYSVPKAGTIQVTLFNPNKTVVKMFLVTYDFQDMPANHMTFLRHRIFLVPVGEEEGSTVAPSDPLGTSPPRRVLCYLMHLRFHSSKSGKIYLHDDIRLLFSRKSIEVDSGIPYELKSFTEMPRHPCYSPRA from the exons ATGCGGCACATCCACACAGAGACGTCCGTGCCCCCAGAGCGCAGCACGGACCCCAGCCTGTCCCGGCCCAGCGGGGAGACACCCTTGGAGCCTTCCTCGCAGTGCTGCACCCACCGCAGCATCCTCATGGGCTACAACGAGACAGAAATCAAGCGCCAGAAGGTTTACCAGGTGTCCATCTTCTCCCatctctccagctcctctgagagcacagagcagcGGGCAGGCACCCGGCCAGCTGTCAAGAGAGGATACCCCGAGCAGCGAACTCCGGAGGGGGGGCGAGATCCCAAACGAACTCACTGGGGTGACAGGGGGGTGGATGGGGGCCCTGGGCAGCCTTCCCTGGATGATGATGATACCTTTGAGGATGGTCTGCTGGTGGAGGAGCTCTCGCTCTGTGGCTCTGCCCAGCACTTCTCCCACAGTGGGCTGCGGGTGGTGGAGCACCGCTGTGAGGGCAGCCCTAGCCACAGCCCCAAGGCCAGCAGAGAAGACAAGTCACAGGatgtctcctcctcctcctcttcttccttttcctcctcctcctcctcctcctcgtcgTCATCCTGGCCCCGGCACATTGCTTGCAGTACTTTGCACATGAGAGACAGTTGCCCTGTCTCATCAGGGGATCAGCCCATAGACTATGGAGAGAATGGGGAGCCAGCAAGTGGCCACAATGTACTTCACCTTGAATTGCACAGTATTGCACAAACAACCCAGTTGGACCCTggtgggaagagagagaagccAGGGAGCAGCCCAGCTTGCACCAGCAGGGCTAGCGGAGAAGTGGAAGGGCCAGTGATGGCCAATGGGTGCAGGGAGCCCCCCACTCCACAGACAGCGCTCAGCCCCGAGCCCAGCAACCTGAGCTCCCAGGAGATGACGCCCTGTGGGAgcagccagctcagcagcacctgCCCAGCCAAAAGGAAGTTGCTGCCTGCTGGCGAGGTTACGGCCGACTCCTGCTCTGAGGATGAGAGCCTGTCCCCACCAGCAAGGAAAAAGAGGGTCCTGCCATGCCATCCTGTGCCCACAGCCTGCCGCAGCACTGATGCCAAGGGAGCTCCGTTCTGGAATCACCTGCTTCCTGCAGCCAAG agctctgcagacTGCACTGCGGTTGGGAGGAGGCTGAAGAGTGGGCTGCGCCTCAAATC GCGACATCTCCGGACCAGCCTCCGGAGGGGCACCAGGTCTCCCACAGTGCCCTGGGCCACCACCACTGTCAGCCATGCTCTGCTGGGCAACTTTGAG GAGTCCATCCTGAAAGGGCGCTTTGCACCATCGGGGAGGATCGAGGGCTTCACAGCAGAGATCGGTGCCAGTGGCTCGTACTGTCCCCAGCATGTCACCCTGCCCGTCGACGTCACCTACTTCGACATCTCTGAACACAGCGCGCCCTCGCCTTTCCTG GGAGTGATTGACTTGGAGGCCTTGGGAAAGAAGGGTTACAGTGTCCCCAAAGCTGGAACCATCCAAGTG ACCTTATTTAACCCCAACAAGACTGTGGTGAAGATGTTCTTGGTGACGTACGACTTCCAGGACATGCCAGCCAACCACATGACCTTCCTACGCCATCGCATCTTCCTGGTGCCcgtgggggaggaggaggggtcCACGGTGGCCCCCAGTGACCCACTGGGCACCAGCCCACCCCGCAGGGTCCTCTGCTACCTGATGCATCTAAG GTTTCACAGTTCCAAGTCGGGGAAGATCTACCTTCATGACGACATTCGGCTGCTTTTCTCCCGCAAGTCGATCGAAGTGGATTCGGGGATCCCCTACGAACTGAAATCCTTCACAGAGATGCCCAGGCACCCCTGCTACTCACCCCGGGCCTGA